In Mycoplasmopsis fermentans PG18, one genomic interval encodes:
- the rpsH gene encoding 30S ribosomal protein S8 translates to MFITDPISDMIVRIKNANQRKFKTVAIPFSNKKAKILEILQNEGYITNFVTKGQGKDKVLEVSLKYKNNQSAIVDFKRVSKPGLKVYTSADKLPTILSGYGTAIISTSKGMMTEKQARKENVGGEIIAYIW, encoded by the coding sequence ATGTTTATCACAGATCCAATTTCAGATATGATTGTTAGAATCAAAAACGCTAATCAACGTAAATTCAAAACTGTAGCTATTCCTTTTTCAAATAAAAAAGCTAAAATTCTAGAAATTCTTCAAAATGAAGGTTACATTACAAACTTTGTTACAAAAGGCCAAGGTAAAGACAAAGTACTTGAAGTTTCATTAAAATACAAAAACAACCAAAGTGCAATTGTTGACTTTAAACGTGTTTCAAAACCAGGTCTTAAAGTTTATACTTCAGCTGACAAATTACCTACCATTTTATCAGGTTATGGTACAGCAATCATTTCAACTTCAAAAGGAATGATGACTGAAAAACAAGCTCGTAAGGAAAATGTGGGTGGTGAAATCATTGCCTACATTTGATAG
- the rplN gene encoding 50S ribosomal protein L14 → MVIALSKLNVADNSGAKEVGVIKVLGGSRKKTANIGDVIICSVKKALPNGLVKEGQVVKGVIVRSVYGISRENGTHIRFDDNAVVLIKDDGTLRGTSVFGPVARELRDRGYLKIVSLAPEVL, encoded by the coding sequence ATGGTTATAGCACTTTCTAAATTAAATGTTGCAGATAACTCTGGAGCAAAAGAAGTTGGTGTAATCAAAGTTTTAGGTGGAAGTAGAAAGAAAACAGCTAATATCGGTGACGTTATTATCTGTTCAGTTAAAAAAGCTTTACCTAATGGTTTAGTAAAAGAAGGACAAGTAGTTAAAGGTGTTATTGTTAGAAGTGTTTATGGAATTAGCCGTGAAAATGGTACACATATTCGTTTCGACGATAATGCAGTTGTGTTAATTAAAGATGATGGTACTTTAAGAGGTACTAGTGTGTTTGGACCTGTTGCTCGTGAATTACGTGACCGTGGTTATTTAAAAATCGTTTCATTAGCACCTGAAGTTCTTTAA
- the rplV gene encoding 50S ribosomal protein L22: protein MAQNTPVVQQAKAHVEIQRVSARKARLVADLVRSKDVREALGILRNTNKKSSELFIKLINSAIANATNNHGMDASKLFVKEILVNEGPTLKRYQPHSRGTAYSIFKRTSHLSITLEERK, encoded by the coding sequence ATGGCACAAAATACACCAGTTGTTCAACAAGCTAAAGCTCATGTTGAAATTCAACGTGTTAGTGCACGTAAAGCACGTTTAGTTGCTGACTTAGTTAGATCTAAAGACGTGCGTGAAGCTCTTGGTATTTTAAGAAATACAAACAAGAAATCTTCAGAATTATTTATTAAACTTATTAACTCAGCAATTGCTAATGCTACAAACAACCACGGAATGGATGCATCTAAATTATTTGTTAAAGAAATCTTAGTTAATGAAGGACCAACACTTAAAAGATACCAACCTCACTCAAGAGGAACAGCTTATTCAATTTTTAAACGTACATCACATTTATCAATTACATTAGAAGAAAGAAAGTAG
- the rplR gene encoding 50S ribosomal protein L18: protein MATLSRNQARQVKHLRERQSISGTATKPRLCVFKSHTNFYAQLIDDTTGHTLASVSTLDPKAKVKYHGNIASATKAGEAMGAKIAALKLKEIVFDRSGYIYHGRVKAFAEGVRSIAKGVKF from the coding sequence ATGGCTACATTATCTCGTAATCAAGCACGTCAAGTTAAACACTTACGTGAACGTCAAAGTATTTCAGGTACTGCTACTAAACCACGTCTTTGCGTATTCAAATCTCATACAAACTTTTATGCACAACTAATTGACGATACAACAGGACACACTTTAGCAAGTGTTTCAACACTTGATCCTAAAGCTAAAGTTAAATACCACGGAAACATTGCTTCAGCAACTAAAGCTGGTGAAGCAATGGGTGCTAAAATTGCAGCCCTTAAATTAAAAGAAATAGTATTCGATCGTTCAGGTTACATTTATCATGGACGTGTTAAAGCCTTCGCAGAAGGTGTTAGAAGTATAGCTAAAGGAGTTAAATTCTAA
- the rplD gene encoding 50S ribosomal protein L4 produces the protein MAETKKKATTKASEEKKTITKKVATAKKTTTAKSTSTAKKSTTTAKKATTTTKKSAAPKATAEKKTTSRKKVTVEIDLTKNLKPKKPTKAELKAQEAKEESAKKKTAAKTAAQKAKLAKEEAAAKAKAEKEAQAALDELKAAAEAAKRKAKTYASSRAKVASLKLNDAKLEQEKFTKVILLHFDNKALPKELFASPKIYEQAIFDTIMADRASRRQGTHDVKNRSEVSGGGKKPWRQKGTGRARAGSTRSPIWVGGGRAFGPTPERNYSLKVNKKVRRAAFLSALTLLSNKKSVVIDDFKMSKISTKDAVNKLKSLKIENLKHILVVTTDETVYKSTANLQNVLCVKPNSVSVENLVWADVLVLSNEGLKNFEGRIK, from the coding sequence ATGGCTGAAACAAAGAAAAAAGCTACTACTAAAGCTAGTGAAGAAAAGAAAACTATAACTAAAAAAGTAGCAACTGCTAAGAAAACTACTACTGCTAAATCAACTTCTACAGCTAAAAAATCAACAACTACTGCTAAAAAAGCTACTACAACAACTAAAAAATCCGCTGCTCCTAAAGCAACAGCTGAAAAGAAAACAACTTCAAGAAAAAAAGTTACAGTTGAAATTGATTTAACTAAAAACTTAAAACCTAAAAAGCCTACTAAAGCTGAATTAAAAGCTCAAGAAGCTAAAGAAGAAAGTGCTAAAAAGAAAACCGCTGCTAAAACAGCTGCTCAAAAAGCTAAATTAGCTAAAGAAGAAGCTGCTGCAAAAGCAAAAGCAGAAAAAGAAGCACAAGCAGCTTTAGATGAATTAAAAGCTGCAGCAGAAGCTGCTAAAAGAAAAGCTAAAACTTATGCATCTTCAAGAGCAAAAGTTGCTTCACTTAAATTAAATGATGCTAAACTTGAACAAGAAAAATTTACAAAAGTTATCTTGCTTCACTTTGACAATAAAGCCTTACCAAAAGAATTATTTGCATCACCAAAAATTTATGAACAAGCAATTTTTGACACCATTATGGCTGATAGAGCATCAAGACGTCAAGGTACTCATGATGTTAAAAATCGTTCAGAAGTAAGCGGTGGTGGTAAAAAACCTTGAAGACAAAAAGGAACAGGACGTGCTCGTGCAGGTTCAACAAGATCACCTATTTGAGTTGGTGGTGGACGTGCATTTGGTCCTACTCCAGAACGTAACTACTCATTAAAAGTTAACAAGAAAGTACGTCGTGCTGCATTCTTATCAGCTCTTACATTACTTTCAAACAAAAAATCAGTTGTTATTGATGACTTTAAAATGTCAAAAATCTCAACTAAAGATGCTGTTAACAAACTTAAATCATTAAAAATTGAAAACTTAAAACACATTTTAGTGGTAACAACAGATGAAACTGTTTACAAATCAACAGCTAACTTACAAAATGTTTTATGTGTTAAACCAAACTCAGTAAGTGTTGAAAACCTTGTTTGAGCAGATGTATTAGTTCTTTCAAATGAAGGTCTTAAAAACTTTGAAGGGAGAATTAAATAA
- the rplB gene encoding 50S ribosomal protein L2, which yields MAIKHYKPTTNGRRNMSSLHYTENLSGHAPEKSLLTLLKYSAGRNNQGKITVRHKGGRVKRFYRLIDFKRNKDNIPAVVKTIEYDPNRSANICLLAYADGEKRYILAPEGIKVGQSVISGEHADILVGNALPLSSIPEGTIVHNIEMQPGGGGIIARSAGTSAQILGKDDDGKYVVLRLKSGEMRRILARCRATIGSVGNEEHLLVDLGKAGRNRYKGVRPTVRGSVMNPVDHPHGGGEGKQPVGRKAPLTPWGKKALGVKTRKTKKSSNKLIVRRRKDAK from the coding sequence ATGGCAATTAAACATTACAAGCCAACTACGAATGGACGTCGTAATATGTCATCTCTACATTACACAGAAAACTTAAGTGGACATGCTCCTGAAAAATCTTTACTTACACTATTAAAATATAGTGCTGGTCGCAATAACCAAGGTAAGATTACAGTACGTCACAAGGGTGGTCGTGTTAAGAGATTTTACAGATTAATTGACTTCAAACGTAATAAGGACAATATTCCAGCAGTAGTTAAGACCATTGAATATGATCCTAACCGTTCAGCTAATATTTGTTTATTAGCATATGCTGATGGAGAAAAAAGGTATATTTTAGCGCCTGAAGGCATTAAAGTAGGCCAAAGCGTTATTTCAGGTGAACACGCTGACATTTTAGTAGGTAATGCATTACCACTTTCAAGCATTCCAGAAGGTACAATTGTACACAACATTGAAATGCAACCAGGTGGTGGAGGTATTATTGCTAGATCAGCAGGTACATCTGCACAAATCTTAGGTAAAGATGACGACGGTAAATATGTTGTTTTACGTCTAAAAAGCGGTGAAATGCGTCGTATCTTAGCTCGTTGCCGTGCAACTATCGGTTCAGTTGGTAACGAAGAACATTTATTGGTTGATTTAGGAAAAGCTGGTAGAAACCGTTATAAAGGTGTTCGTCCAACAGTTCGTGGTTCAGTTATGAACCCTGTGGATCACCCACATGGTGGTGGTGAAGGTAAACAACCTGTTGGTCGTAAAGCTCCTCTTACTCCTTGAGGTAAAAAAGCTCTTGGAGTTAAAACAAGAAAAACTAAGAAATCTTCAAACAAACTTATCGTAAGAAGAAGAAAGGATGCTAAATAA
- the rpsE gene encoding 30S ribosomal protein S5, which yields MAEAEVKKVVNKEQPKEAQAQGTKEVVAPKAKAENKDKKQIWEKRPQGQKISQNSRPQGKFEKGNRRDRRNHFDASDNEFSEKVVNISRVTKVVKGGRRFSFAAFVVVGDKKGRVGFGHGKANEVPDSIKKAVKDAKNHLITVPIQNKITVPHEVHAKFLASRVMLKPDTKGKGIVASGTVRAVVELAGYTDIYTKTYGSRSKANIVRATLKALQALRTPEQIADIRGKDVKDLLA from the coding sequence ATGGCAGAAGCAGAAGTAAAGAAAGTTGTTAATAAAGAACAACCTAAAGAAGCCCAAGCTCAAGGAACTAAAGAAGTTGTAGCTCCTAAAGCTAAAGCTGAAAACAAAGATAAAAAACAAATTTGAGAAAAAAGACCTCAAGGTCAAAAAATTTCTCAAAACTCTCGTCCACAAGGTAAATTCGAAAAAGGCAATCGCCGTGACCGTCGTAATCACTTTGATGCTAGCGACAATGAATTCAGCGAAAAAGTTGTTAATATCTCACGTGTAACTAAAGTTGTTAAAGGTGGACGTCGTTTCTCATTTGCAGCTTTTGTAGTTGTTGGTGACAAAAAAGGACGTGTTGGTTTTGGGCATGGAAAAGCAAACGAAGTTCCTGACTCAATCAAAAAAGCAGTTAAAGATGCTAAAAATCACCTTATTACAGTTCCAATTCAAAACAAAATCACAGTACCTCATGAAGTTCATGCTAAATTCTTAGCTTCAAGAGTTATGCTTAAACCTGATACAAAAGGTAAAGGTATTGTTGCTAGTGGTACAGTTAGAGCAGTTGTTGAACTTGCAGGTTACACCGATATTTATACCAAAACTTATGGTTCACGTTCAAAAGCAAACATTGTTAGAGCAACTTTAAAAGCTCTTCAAGCTTTAAGAACACCAGAACAAATTGCTGACATTCGTGGTAAAGATGTTAAAGATCTTTTAGCCTAA
- the rplC gene encoding 50S ribosomal protein L3: MKGILGRKIGMTQIFTELGASVPVTVIEVQPNVVTKVLSADKNGYVATQIAVGEKKEHRSNKPLKGQFAQAKTTPKRYVKEIRGMQGYELGQTIKANIFKAGELVDITGTSKGKGFAGTIKRWNQHIGPKSHGGGGGSQPVRQTGSLGDISGNRVFKGMTMPGHLGAVRTTVQNLEIVKVDVANNIMLVKGSIPGAKNSYVMIREAVKGLPNHDAIKLVDIKEVLKMNELLERAKKYNIEVTVGMHSSELEPLIQKAEADAAAAAEESKKAEGDK; encoded by the coding sequence ATGAAAGGAATCTTAGGACGGAAGATTGGTATGACACAAATCTTTACTGAACTTGGAGCTAGTGTTCCAGTTACAGTTATAGAAGTGCAACCAAATGTTGTTACTAAAGTTCTTTCAGCTGACAAAAATGGGTATGTTGCAACCCAAATTGCTGTTGGTGAAAAGAAAGAACACAGAAGCAATAAACCTCTTAAAGGTCAATTTGCTCAAGCTAAAACAACACCTAAGCGCTACGTTAAAGAAATTCGTGGCATGCAAGGCTATGAATTAGGTCAAACTATTAAGGCCAACATTTTTAAAGCTGGTGAATTAGTAGATATCACTGGTACATCAAAAGGTAAAGGTTTTGCCGGTACAATCAAAAGATGAAACCAACACATTGGACCTAAATCACACGGTGGTGGTGGTGGTAGTCAACCTGTTAGACAAACAGGATCACTTGGGGACATCTCAGGTAACCGTGTTTTCAAAGGTATGACAATGCCAGGTCACTTAGGAGCTGTTAGAACAACAGTTCAAAATCTTGAAATTGTTAAAGTTGATGTAGCAAACAACATTATGTTAGTTAAAGGATCAATTCCTGGGGCTAAAAATTCATATGTTATGATTCGTGAAGCTGTTAAAGGCTTACCAAATCATGATGCAATTAAACTTGTTGATATTAAAGAAGTTCTTAAAATGAATGAATTGCTTGAAAGAGCTAAAAAATACAACATTGAAGTTACAGTTGGTATGCATTCAAGTGAATTAGAACCTCTTATCCAAAAAGCTGAAGCTGATGCAGCTGCAGCAGCTGAAGAAAGTAAAAAAGCAGAAGGAGATAAATAA
- the rplO gene encoding 50S ribosomal protein L15 — MNSTLQSLRPTAGSRVEKHRVGRGHAAGKGKQAGKGQSGQNKRKGHRLGFEGGQTPWFRRIGKRGFTNVNHIEYQIINLVDLENNFKANATIDLEALFKANLIKRQMPVKLLGNGQVTKKFNVNLHAASKSAIDAIEAKGGKVTLL, encoded by the coding sequence ATGAACTCAACATTACAATCATTAAGACCTACCGCTGGCTCACGTGTTGAAAAACACCGTGTTGGTCGCGGACATGCTGCTGGAAAAGGTAAACAAGCTGGTAAAGGTCAAAGTGGACAAAACAAACGTAAGGGTCACAGACTAGGATTTGAAGGTGGTCAAACACCTTGATTCCGTCGTATTGGAAAACGTGGATTTACCAATGTTAACCACATCGAATACCAAATTATTAATTTAGTTGATTTAGAAAACAACTTTAAAGCAAATGCAACTATTGACTTAGAAGCATTATTCAAAGCTAATTTGATTAAAAGACAAATGCCTGTTAAATTATTGGGTAATGGTCAAGTAACTAAAAAATTCAATGTTAATCTTCATGCAGCTTCAAAAAGTGCTATTGATGCAATCGAAGCTAAAGGTGGAAAAGTTACTTTATTATAG
- the rplF gene encoding 50S ribosomal protein L6 — MSRVGNRVLNIPAGVEVNLNGTTLNVKGSLGQLEKTFSPLIAIKIENNQITTLRANEEKHTKQLHGTTNALIQGMLEGVSKGFKKELAIKGVGYKAALNGQTLELTVGYSHIVSLSVPEGVKVEVPKPLEIIISGIDKEKVGQFAAVVHDVRRPNSYSGKGISYKGEYIRIKEGKTASK; from the coding sequence ATGTCTCGTGTTGGAAATAGAGTATTAAATATCCCTGCAGGTGTTGAAGTTAATTTAAATGGTACAACCTTAAATGTTAAAGGTTCATTAGGCCAATTAGAAAAAACATTCAGCCCACTTATTGCAATTAAAATTGAAAATAATCAAATTACAACCCTCCGTGCTAATGAAGAAAAACACACAAAACAATTACACGGAACAACAAATGCTTTAATTCAAGGCATGCTTGAAGGTGTTTCAAAAGGTTTCAAAAAAGAATTAGCAATCAAAGGTGTTGGTTACAAAGCTGCACTTAATGGTCAAACTTTAGAATTAACTGTTGGTTACAGCCACATAGTTAGTCTAAGTGTACCAGAAGGTGTTAAAGTTGAAGTTCCAAAACCTCTTGAAATCATTATTAGTGGTATTGACAAAGAAAAAGTTGGTCAATTTGCTGCTGTTGTGCATGATGTTCGTCGTCCTAACTCATACTCAGGTAAAGGGATTTCATACAAAGGCGAATACATTCGTATTAAAGAAGGAAAAACTGCTTCTAAATAG
- the rpsQ gene encoding 30S ribosomal protein S17, protein MERSSRKTLQGRVASARGDKTIIVEVESYKAHSLYSKRFKVVKRFAVHDEKNLAKVNDIVTIMETRPLSKTKHFRLVEIKQHAVEGEK, encoded by the coding sequence ATGGAAAGAAGTTCACGTAAGACCCTTCAAGGTCGTGTTGCTTCAGCACGTGGTGATAAAACTATCATCGTTGAAGTTGAAAGTTATAAAGCTCATAGTCTTTACTCAAAACGTTTTAAAGTTGTTAAACGTTTCGCAGTTCATGATGAAAAAAACTTAGCTAAAGTTAACGACATCGTTACAATTATGGAAACACGTCCTCTTTCAAAAACCAAACACTTCCGTCTTGTTGAAATTAAACAACACGCAGTTGAAGGAGAAAAATAA
- the rpmC gene encoding 50S ribosomal protein L29, whose product MLYKDIKVKNNAELRKLLDDLKAQLFIYRFQNKTGTLDHSHKIREVRRDIAKVLTVLKINESKGGAK is encoded by the coding sequence ATGCTTTATAAAGATATTAAAGTTAAAAATAATGCTGAACTCCGTAAATTACTTGACGATTTAAAAGCACAATTATTTATTTATCGTTTCCAAAACAAAACTGGGACATTAGATCACAGTCACAAAATTAGAGAAGTACGTCGTGACATTGCTAAAGTATTAACAGTTTTAAAAATTAACGAATCTAAAGGAGGAGCTAAATAA
- the rplE gene encoding 50S ribosomal protein L5, whose translation MNLKAYYTKTVVPALMKKYNYSSVMQVPRLEKIVLNMTAGKEVTNSKAIEEVLNELTQISGQKPFQTRAKKSNASWKLREGMPMGGKVTLRRDRMWDFLEKLINVAMPRIRDFRGANPKAFDGRGNYSLGVKEEIIFPEIEFDKIRHIKGLDVQLITSTNKDEEARSLLELIGIPFIKGDR comes from the coding sequence ATGAATTTAAAAGCTTATTACACAAAAACAGTTGTACCTGCATTAATGAAAAAATATAACTATTCATCAGTTATGCAAGTACCACGTTTAGAAAAAATTGTTTTGAATATGACAGCAGGTAAAGAAGTAACAAACTCTAAAGCTATCGAAGAAGTTCTTAATGAACTTACTCAAATTTCAGGTCAAAAACCATTCCAAACCAGAGCTAAAAAATCAAATGCTTCATGAAAACTTCGTGAAGGCATGCCTATGGGTGGTAAAGTTACACTACGTCGTGATCGTATGTGAGACTTTTTAGAAAAATTAATTAATGTTGCAATGCCACGTATTCGTGATTTCCGTGGTGCCAACCCTAAAGCATTCGATGGTAGAGGAAACTACTCATTAGGTGTTAAAGAAGAAATTATTTTCCCAGAAATCGAATTTGACAAAATTCGTCACATCAAGGGACTTGATGTTCAATTAATCACAAGCACAAATAAAGATGAAGAAGCTAGAAGTTTATTAGAATTAATCGGCATTCCATTTATTAAAGGAGATAGATAA
- the rpsC gene encoding 30S ribosomal protein S3, translating into MGQKVNPNGFRYGITKARNTSWFAEKANYGKYLVEDAKIYKFFDKLVRKYQIGQVEIKRNQANKITVYIHSATPNKLVSEGGSTIDKINVDLHKYLKNKNLDINLQVVLLKNPELNARLAAEAIATKLENRESFRIAQKLIINDALKAGAKGIKTAVSGRLNGVDMARTEGYSRGEMRLHTLRQDVDYAHANAHTTYGVIGVKVWISKGEILEGGSKDASTKKN; encoded by the coding sequence ATGGGACAAAAAGTTAATCCAAATGGATTCCGTTACGGAATTACAAAAGCGCGTAATACATCTTGATTTGCTGAAAAAGCAAACTATGGAAAATACTTAGTAGAAGATGCTAAAATTTACAAATTCTTCGATAAATTAGTACGTAAATACCAAATTGGACAAGTTGAAATCAAAAGAAATCAAGCCAATAAAATAACAGTTTACATTCACTCAGCTACACCAAATAAGTTAGTTAGTGAAGGTGGAAGTACAATCGACAAAATTAATGTTGATTTACACAAATACTTAAAAAACAAAAATCTTGATATTAATTTACAAGTTGTTTTACTTAAAAATCCTGAACTTAATGCTCGTTTAGCTGCTGAAGCTATTGCAACTAAACTTGAAAATCGTGAAAGCTTTCGTATTGCACAAAAATTAATTATTAATGATGCATTAAAAGCTGGAGCTAAAGGTATTAAAACTGCAGTTTCAGGTCGTCTTAATGGTGTTGATATGGCTAGAACAGAAGGCTATTCACGTGGAGAAATGAGACTTCACACATTAAGACAAGATGTTGATTATGCACACGCAAATGCTCACACTACTTATGGTGTAATCGGCGTTAAAGTGTGAATTTCAAAAGGCGAAATTTTGGAAGGAGGGTCAAAAGATGCTTCAACCAAAAAGAACTAA
- the rplW gene encoding 50S ribosomal protein L23 — protein sequence MEITQVLHRPVLTEKTNILQSSNTYTWEVDWAANKYQIKEAIEFIFKVKVVKVNILKVDKKPKRVGRYNGFTNRYKKAMITLAEGDKIVYYPNEAEAQDAKKEAKVKAKKAEDKKQAAAKEAEIAKKLAAKKAKAAESKKADSSKAEKTTKSTTSKPAAKKVAAAKKSSK from the coding sequence ATGGAAATTACTCAAGTATTACATAGACCAGTTCTCACTGAAAAAACCAACATTTTACAAAGTTCAAACACATACACATGAGAAGTTGATTGAGCTGCAAACAAATATCAAATTAAAGAAGCAATTGAATTTATTTTCAAAGTTAAAGTTGTTAAAGTTAACATTTTAAAAGTTGACAAAAAACCTAAAAGAGTAGGTCGTTACAACGGTTTTACAAATCGTTACAAAAAAGCAATGATTACTTTAGCTGAAGGAGATAAAATCGTTTATTATCCAAATGAAGCTGAAGCTCAAGATGCTAAAAAAGAAGCTAAAGTTAAAGCTAAAAAAGCTGAAGATAAAAAACAAGCAGCAGCTAAAGAAGCAGAAATTGCTAAAAAACTTGCTGCTAAAAAAGCTAAAGCAGCTGAAAGCAAAAAAGCAGACAGCTCAAAAGCTGAAAAAACTACAAAATCAACTACTTCAAAACCTGCTGCTAAAAAAGTTGCAGCTGCTAAGAAGAGTTCAAAATAA
- the rplP gene encoding 50S ribosomal protein L16 — translation MLQPKRTKYRKPFLVRHDKRKAFKGNTVAYGDFGLQAVSSAWVDARQIESARIAITRYMGREGQVFIRIFPHFSKTSKPIGVRMGSGKGSPEKWYTHVRINTMMFEVSGVSEEIAREALRLGGHKLPVSWRIVAKEQGGQQ, via the coding sequence ATGCTTCAACCAAAAAGAACTAAATATAGAAAACCATTTTTAGTACGTCATGACAAACGTAAAGCCTTCAAAGGTAATACAGTTGCTTATGGTGACTTTGGTTTACAAGCTGTAAGCTCAGCTTGAGTCGATGCACGTCAAATAGAAAGTGCTCGTATTGCTATCACTCGTTATATGGGTCGTGAAGGTCAAGTTTTCATTAGAATCTTCCCTCACTTCTCAAAAACATCAAAACCTATCGGTGTTCGTATGGGTTCTGGTAAAGGTAGTCCTGAAAAATGATATACACATGTTAGAATTAACACAATGATGTTCGAAGTATCAGGTGTTAGCGAAGAAATTGCAAGAGAAGCTTTACGTTTAGGTGGTCACAAACTACCTGTAAGCTGAAGAATAGTAGCTAAAGAACAAGGAGGTCAACAATAA
- the rplX gene encoding 50S ribosomal protein L24, translating to MKLKLKKNDEVIVIAGSNKGKIGRIIRTNFKTNRAYVKDVNVVTKHVKPSQSNTEGSIKNVEAPIHISNLAIVTKKATKSGAAQYSKVGFKVKGNTKVRVARKTKKEI from the coding sequence ATGAAATTAAAACTTAAGAAGAACGACGAAGTTATTGTTATTGCAGGAAGCAATAAAGGTAAAATTGGTCGTATTATTAGAACAAATTTTAAAACAAACCGTGCATATGTAAAAGATGTAAACGTAGTAACTAAACACGTAAAACCAAGTCAAAGTAATACAGAAGGTTCAATCAAGAACGTTGAAGCTCCTATTCACATTTCAAATCTTGCAATCGTTACTAAAAAAGCTACCAAAAGTGGTGCTGCTCAATATTCAAAAGTTGGTTTTAAAGTTAAAGGTAACACTAAAGTTAGAGTTGCTCGTAAAACTAAGAAGGAAATTTAA
- a CDS encoding type Z 30S ribosomal protein S14, whose product MAKVSLKAKQKKHPKFSTRAYTRCELCGRPHAVLRKYKICRICFRNLAHEGKIPGMKKASW is encoded by the coding sequence ATGGCTAAAGTTTCATTAAAAGCAAAACAAAAGAAACATCCTAAATTCTCAACACGTGCTTACACACGTTGTGAATTATGTGGACGTCCACACGCAGTTTTAAGAAAATACAAGATTTGCCGTATTTGTTTCCGTAATTTAGCTCATGAAGGAAAAATTCCTGGCATGAAGAAAGCGAGTTGATAA
- the rpsJ gene encoding 30S ribosomal protein S10, translated as MKKINIKVKSFDHALVDFGAKKIVEVATKNSVKVSGPVPLPTKREVVTILRSVHVNKKSREQFESRTFQRLIVLLNPNDKALDQIKRLELPAGVEVQISTK; from the coding sequence ATGAAAAAAATCAATATCAAGGTTAAAAGTTTCGATCATGCTTTAGTTGATTTTGGAGCAAAGAAAATTGTTGAAGTTGCTACCAAAAACTCAGTTAAAGTAAGTGGTCCAGTTCCTCTTCCAACAAAAAGAGAAGTTGTGACTATCTTAAGATCAGTTCACGTTAACAAAAAATCTCGTGAACAATTTGAATCAAGAACTTTTCAACGTTTGATCGTTTTATTAAACCCAAACGATAAAGCTCTTGACCAAATTAAGAGATTAGAACTTCCAGCAGGTGTTGAAGTTCAAATCTCAACAAAATAA
- the rpsS gene encoding 30S ribosomal protein S19 gives MARSLKKGPFADEHLLKKVDAIVEGKAPKKPIKTWSRRSTIFPSFIGLTFQVHNGKQFIDVYVTDDMVGHKLGEFVPTRTFSGHGADKGKK, from the coding sequence ATGGCTCGTAGTCTTAAAAAAGGACCTTTTGCAGACGAACATTTACTTAAAAAAGTAGATGCTATTGTTGAAGGCAAAGCGCCAAAAAAACCAATTAAAACTTGATCAAGACGTTCAACCATCTTTCCAAGTTTCATTGGTTTAACATTCCAAGTACACAATGGCAAGCAATTTATTGATGTTTATGTAACAGATGACATGGTTGGTCACAAGTTAGGTGAATTTGTACCTACAAGAACCTTCTCAGGTCACGGTGCTGACAAAGGTAAGAAATAG